A region from the Acomys russatus chromosome 24, mAcoRus1.1, whole genome shotgun sequence genome encodes:
- the Dab2ip gene encoding disabled homolog 2-interacting protein isoform X9, giving the protein MGLCGLGLLSDNFGKILCRSGGATLWRPSHPRKPHLAPGPQVPRSAERPTLLPLPRSHLMPRLKESRSHESLLSPSSAVEALDLSMEEEVLIKPVHSSILGQDYCFEVTTPSGSKCFSCRSAAERDKWMENLRRAVHPNKDNSRRVEHILKLWVIEAKDLPAKKKYLCELCLDDVLYARTTGKLKTDNVFWGEHFEFHNLPPLRTVTVHLYRETDKKKKKERNSYLGLVSLPAASVAGRQFVEKWYPVVTPNPKGGKGPGPMIRIKARYQTITILPMEMYKEFAEHITNHYLGLCAALEPILSAKTKEEMASALVHILQSTGKVKDFLTDLMMSEVDRCGDNEHLIFRENTLATKAIEEYLKLVGQKYLQDALGEFIKALYESDENCEVDPSKCSAADLPEHQGNLKMCCELAFCKIINSYCVFPRELKEVFASWRQECSSRGRPDISERLISASLFLRFLCPAIMSPSLFNLLQEYPDDRTARTLTLIAKVTQNLANFAKFGSKEEYMAFMNQFLEHEWTNMQRFLLEISNPETLSNTAGFEGYIDLGRELSSLHSLLWDAVSQLDQSVVSKLGPLPRILRDVHTALSTPGSGQLPGTNDLASTPGSGSSSVSAGLQKMVIDNDLSGLIDFTRLPSPTPENKDLFFVTRSSGVQPSPARSSSYSEANEPDLQMANGSKSLSMVDLQDARTLDGEAGSPVGPDALPADGQVPATQLVAGWPARAAPVSLAGLATVRRAVPTPTTPGTSEGAPGRPQLLAPLSFQNPVYQMAAGLPLSPRGLGDSGSEGHSSLSSHSNSEELAAAAKLGSFSTAAEELARRPGELARRQMSLTEKGGQPTVPRQNSAGPQRRIDQPPPPPPPPPPAPRGRTPPTLLSTLQYPRPSSGTLASASPDWAGPGTRLRQQSSSSKGDSPELKPRAMHKQGPSPVSPNALDRTAAWLLTMNAQLLEDEGLGPDPPHRDRLRSKEELSQAEKDLAVLQDKLRISTKKLEEYETLFKCQEETTQKLVLEYQARLEEGEERLRRQQEDKDIQMKGIISRLMSVEEELKKDHAEMQAAVDSKQKIIDAQEKRIASLDAANARLMSALTQLKERYSMQARNGVSPTNPTKLQITENGEFRNSSNC; this is encoded by the exons GTCCCATCTGATGCCAAGGCTGAAGGAGTCTCGGTCACACGAGTCCCTGCTCAGCCCCAGCAGCGCAGTGGAGGCGCTGGACCTCAGCATGGAGGAGGAAGTGCTCATCAAGCCTGTTCACAGCAGCATCCTGGGTCAGGACTACTGCTTCGAG GTGACAACGCCATCAGGAAGCAAGTGCTTTTCCTGCCGCTCGGCAGCTGAACGAGATAAGTGGATGGAGAACCTGAGGCGAGCAGTGCACCCCAACAAG GACAACAGCCGGCGTGTGGAGCACATCCTGAAGCTGTGGGTGATTGAGGCCAAGGATCTGCCAGCCAAGAAGAAGTACCTGTGTGAACTGTGCCTGGACGATGTGCTGTATGCCCGCACCACGGGCAAGCTCAAGACGGACAACGTCTTCTGGGGAGAGCACTTCGAGTTCCACAACCTGCCGCCTCTGCGCACAGTCACTGTCCACCTGTACCGGGAGActgacaagaagaagaaaaaggaacgCAACAGCTACCTGGGCCTGGtgagcctgcctgctgcctctgtggCTGGGCGGCAGTTTGTGGAGAAGTGGTACCCAGTGGTGACCCCCAATCCCAAGGGTGGCAAGGGCCCTGGGCCCATGATCCGCATCAAGGCACGCTACCAGACCATCACCATCTTGCCCATGGAGATGTACAAGGAGTTCGCAGAGCATATCACCAATCACTACCTGGGGCTGTGCGCAGCACTCGAGCCCATCCTCAGCGCCAAGACCAAGGAGGAGATGGCATCCGCTCTGGTGCACATCCTGCAGAGCACAGGCAAGGTGAAG GACTTCCTAACAGACCTGATGATGTCAGAGGTGGACCGCTGTGGGGACAACGAGCACCTCATCTTCCGGGAGAACACACTGGCCACCAAGGCCATCGAGGAATACCTCAAACTTGTGGGTCAGAAGTACCTGCAGGATGCACTAG GCGAGTTTATCAAAGCTCTGTATGAGTCAGACGAAAATTGTGAAGTGGACCCGAGCAAGTGCTCAGCTGCTGACCTTCCTGAGCACCAGGGCAACCTCAAGATGTGCTGTGAGCTGGCCTTCTGCAAGATCATCAACTCCTACTG TGTCTTCCCACGGGAGCTTAAAGAGGTGTTCGCCTCATGGCGGCAGGAGTGTAGCAGCCGTGGCCGGCCAGACATCAGTGAACGGCTCATCAGCGCCTCCCTCTTCCTGCGCTTCCTGTGCCCTGCCATCATGTCGCCCTCACTCTTCAACCTGCTTCAGGAGTACCCTGATGACCGCACAGCTCGCACCCTCACGCTCATCGCCAAAGTCACCCAGAACCTGGCCAACTTCGCCAA gtttggcagcaaggaGGAGTACATGGCATTTATGAATCAGTTCCTGGAGCATGAGTGGACCAACATGCAGCGCTTCCTGCTGGAGATCTCCAACCCTGAGACCCTTTCCAACACGGCAGGCTTCGAGGGTTACATAGACCTGGGCCGGGAGCTCTCCAGCCTGCATTCTCTGCTCTGGGATGCTGTGAGCCAGCTTGATcag AGTGTTGTGTCCAAACTGGGACCCCTGCCTCGTATCCTGAGGGATGTCCACACAGCACTGAGCACTCCAGGCAGTGGGCAGCTCCCTGGCACCAATGACCTGGCCTCCACACCAGGCTCCGGCAGCAGCAGTGTCTCAGCTGGGCTGCAGAAGATGGTGATTGACAATGACCTCTCTGG TCTGATAGATTTCACCCGGTTACCGTCTCCAACCCCCGAAAACAAGGACTTGTTTTTTGTCACAAGGTCCTCCGGGGTCCAGCCCTCACCTGCCCGCAGCTCGAGCTACTCAGAAGCCAACGAGCCTGACTTGCAGATGGCCAACGGCAGCAAGAGCCTGTCCATGGTGGACCTCCAGGACGCCCGCAcactggatggggaggcaggTTCCCCAGTGGGCCCCGATGCCCTACCTGCTGACGGGCAGGTGCCTGCAACTCAGCTGGTGGCTGGGTGGCCAGCCCGGGCAGCCCCAGTGAGTCTGGCAGGGTTGGCCACAGTGCGGCGGGCAGTGCCAACACCGACCACACCAGGCACCTCCGAGGGTGCACCAGGCCGGCCCCAGCTGTTGGCCCCACTCTCCTTCCAGAATCCTGTGTACCAGATGGCAGCTGGCTTGCCGCTGTCACCCCGTGGCCTTGGTGACTCAGGCTCTGAGGGCCACAGCTCCCTGAGCTCTCACAGCAATAGTGAAGAGCTGGCAGCCGCTGCCAAACTGGGAAGTTTCAGCACTGCTGCAGAGGAGCTAGCAAGGCGGCCAGGTGAGCTGGCACGGAGGCAGATGTCACTGACTGAGAAGGGTGGCCAGCCCACAGTGCCTAGGCAAAACAGTGCGGGCCCCCAGCGGAGGATTGACcagccaccaccgccaccaccaccaccacctcctgcccCCCGGGGCAGGACACCTCCTACTTTGCTGAGCACCCTACAGTACCCAAGACCCTCAAGTGGAACCCTGGCCTCAGCATCACCTGACTGGGCTGGCCCTGGTACCCGGCTGCGGCAGcagtcctcctcctccaaggGAGACAGCCCAGAACTGAAGCCCCGCGCCATGCACAAGCAG GGCCCTTCACCCGTGAGCCCCAATGCCCTGGACCGCACAGCCGCTTGGCTCTTGACCATGAACGCGCAGTTGTTAGAAGACGAGGGCCTGGGCCCAGATCCCCCCCACAGGGATAGGCTAAGGAGTAAGGAGGAGCTCAGCCAAGCAGAAAAG GATCTGGCAGTGCTGCAAGACAAACTGCGAATCTCCACAAAGAAGCTGGAGGAATACGAGACCCTGTTCAAGTGCCAGGAGGAGACGACGCAGAAGCTGGTGCTGGAGTACCAGGCGCGGCTGGAAGAGGGCGAGGAGCGCCTGCGGCGGCAGCAAGAGGACAAGGACATCCAGATGAAGGGCATCATCAGCAG GTTGATGTCTGTGGAAGAGGAACTGAAGAAGGACCATGCTGAGATGCAGGCAGCTGTAGACTCCAAACAGAAGATCATTGATGCCCAG GAAAAACGCATCGCCTCACTGGATGCTGCCAATGCCCGCCTCATGAGCGCCCTCACGCAGCTGAAAGAGAGGTACAGCATGCAAGCCCGTAACGGCGTCTCC
- the Dab2ip gene encoding disabled homolog 2-interacting protein isoform X10, translating to MPRLKESRSHESLLSPSSAVEALDLSMEEEVLIKPVHSSILGQDYCFEVTTPSGSKCFSCRSAAERDKWMENLRRAVHPNKTPLTQDNSRRVEHILKLWVIEAKDLPAKKKYLCELCLDDVLYARTTGKLKTDNVFWGEHFEFHNLPPLRTVTVHLYRETDKKKKKERNSYLGLVSLPAASVAGRQFVEKWYPVVTPNPKGGKGPGPMIRIKARYQTITILPMEMYKEFAEHITNHYLGLCAALEPILSAKTKEEMASALVHILQSTGKVKDFLTDLMMSEVDRCGDNEHLIFRENTLATKAIEEYLKLVGQKYLQDALGEFIKALYESDENCEVDPSKCSAADLPEHQGNLKMCCELAFCKIINSYCVFPRELKEVFASWRQECSSRGRPDISERLISASLFLRFLCPAIMSPSLFNLLQEYPDDRTARTLTLIAKVTQNLANFAKFGSKEEYMAFMNQFLEHEWTNMQRFLLEISNPETLSNTAGFEGYIDLGRELSSLHSLLWDAVSQLDQSVVSKLGPLPRILRDVHTALSTPGSGQLPGTNDLASTPGSGSSSVSAGLQKMVIDNDLSGLIDFTRLPSPTPENKDLFFVTRSSGVQPSPARSSSYSEANEPDLQMANGSKSLSMVDLQDARTLDGEAGSPVGPDALPADGQVPATQLVAGWPARAAPVSLAGLATVRRAVPTPTTPGTSEGAPGRPQLLAPLSFQNPVYQMAAGLPLSPRGLGDSGSEGHSSLSSHSNSEELAAAAKLGSFSTAAEELARRPGELARRQMSLTEKGGQPTVPRQNSAGPQRRIDQPPPPPPPPPPAPRGRTPPTLLSTLQYPRPSSGTLASASPDWAGPGTRLRQQSSSSKGDSPELKPRAMHKQGPSPVSPNALDRTAAWLLTMNAQLLEDEGLGPDPPHRDRLRSKEELSQAEKDLAVLQDKLRISTKKLEEYETLFKCQEETTQKLVLEYQARLEEGEERLRRQQEDKDIQMKGIISRLMSVEEELKKDHAEMQAAVDSKQKIIDAQEKRIASLDAANARLMSALTQLKERYSMQARNGVSPTNPTKLQITENGEFRNSSNC from the exons ATGCCAAGGCTGAAGGAGTCTCGGTCACACGAGTCCCTGCTCAGCCCCAGCAGCGCAGTGGAGGCGCTGGACCTCAGCATGGAGGAGGAAGTGCTCATCAAGCCTGTTCACAGCAGCATCCTGGGTCAGGACTACTGCTTCGAG GTGACAACGCCATCAGGAAGCAAGTGCTTTTCCTGCCGCTCGGCAGCTGAACGAGATAAGTGGATGGAGAACCTGAGGCGAGCAGTGCACCCCAACAAG ACCCCTCTTACGCAGGACAACAGCCGGCGTGTGGAGCACATCCTGAAGCTGTGGGTGATTGAGGCCAAGGATCTGCCAGCCAAGAAGAAGTACCTGTGTGAACTGTGCCTGGACGATGTGCTGTATGCCCGCACCACGGGCAAGCTCAAGACGGACAACGTCTTCTGGGGAGAGCACTTCGAGTTCCACAACCTGCCGCCTCTGCGCACAGTCACTGTCCACCTGTACCGGGAGActgacaagaagaagaaaaaggaacgCAACAGCTACCTGGGCCTGGtgagcctgcctgctgcctctgtggCTGGGCGGCAGTTTGTGGAGAAGTGGTACCCAGTGGTGACCCCCAATCCCAAGGGTGGCAAGGGCCCTGGGCCCATGATCCGCATCAAGGCACGCTACCAGACCATCACCATCTTGCCCATGGAGATGTACAAGGAGTTCGCAGAGCATATCACCAATCACTACCTGGGGCTGTGCGCAGCACTCGAGCCCATCCTCAGCGCCAAGACCAAGGAGGAGATGGCATCCGCTCTGGTGCACATCCTGCAGAGCACAGGCAAGGTGAAG GACTTCCTAACAGACCTGATGATGTCAGAGGTGGACCGCTGTGGGGACAACGAGCACCTCATCTTCCGGGAGAACACACTGGCCACCAAGGCCATCGAGGAATACCTCAAACTTGTGGGTCAGAAGTACCTGCAGGATGCACTAG GCGAGTTTATCAAAGCTCTGTATGAGTCAGACGAAAATTGTGAAGTGGACCCGAGCAAGTGCTCAGCTGCTGACCTTCCTGAGCACCAGGGCAACCTCAAGATGTGCTGTGAGCTGGCCTTCTGCAAGATCATCAACTCCTACTG TGTCTTCCCACGGGAGCTTAAAGAGGTGTTCGCCTCATGGCGGCAGGAGTGTAGCAGCCGTGGCCGGCCAGACATCAGTGAACGGCTCATCAGCGCCTCCCTCTTCCTGCGCTTCCTGTGCCCTGCCATCATGTCGCCCTCACTCTTCAACCTGCTTCAGGAGTACCCTGATGACCGCACAGCTCGCACCCTCACGCTCATCGCCAAAGTCACCCAGAACCTGGCCAACTTCGCCAA gtttggcagcaaggaGGAGTACATGGCATTTATGAATCAGTTCCTGGAGCATGAGTGGACCAACATGCAGCGCTTCCTGCTGGAGATCTCCAACCCTGAGACCCTTTCCAACACGGCAGGCTTCGAGGGTTACATAGACCTGGGCCGGGAGCTCTCCAGCCTGCATTCTCTGCTCTGGGATGCTGTGAGCCAGCTTGATcag AGTGTTGTGTCCAAACTGGGACCCCTGCCTCGTATCCTGAGGGATGTCCACACAGCACTGAGCACTCCAGGCAGTGGGCAGCTCCCTGGCACCAATGACCTGGCCTCCACACCAGGCTCCGGCAGCAGCAGTGTCTCAGCTGGGCTGCAGAAGATGGTGATTGACAATGACCTCTCTGG TCTGATAGATTTCACCCGGTTACCGTCTCCAACCCCCGAAAACAAGGACTTGTTTTTTGTCACAAGGTCCTCCGGGGTCCAGCCCTCACCTGCCCGCAGCTCGAGCTACTCAGAAGCCAACGAGCCTGACTTGCAGATGGCCAACGGCAGCAAGAGCCTGTCCATGGTGGACCTCCAGGACGCCCGCAcactggatggggaggcaggTTCCCCAGTGGGCCCCGATGCCCTACCTGCTGACGGGCAGGTGCCTGCAACTCAGCTGGTGGCTGGGTGGCCAGCCCGGGCAGCCCCAGTGAGTCTGGCAGGGTTGGCCACAGTGCGGCGGGCAGTGCCAACACCGACCACACCAGGCACCTCCGAGGGTGCACCAGGCCGGCCCCAGCTGTTGGCCCCACTCTCCTTCCAGAATCCTGTGTACCAGATGGCAGCTGGCTTGCCGCTGTCACCCCGTGGCCTTGGTGACTCAGGCTCTGAGGGCCACAGCTCCCTGAGCTCTCACAGCAATAGTGAAGAGCTGGCAGCCGCTGCCAAACTGGGAAGTTTCAGCACTGCTGCAGAGGAGCTAGCAAGGCGGCCAGGTGAGCTGGCACGGAGGCAGATGTCACTGACTGAGAAGGGTGGCCAGCCCACAGTGCCTAGGCAAAACAGTGCGGGCCCCCAGCGGAGGATTGACcagccaccaccgccaccaccaccaccacctcctgcccCCCGGGGCAGGACACCTCCTACTTTGCTGAGCACCCTACAGTACCCAAGACCCTCAAGTGGAACCCTGGCCTCAGCATCACCTGACTGGGCTGGCCCTGGTACCCGGCTGCGGCAGcagtcctcctcctccaaggGAGACAGCCCAGAACTGAAGCCCCGCGCCATGCACAAGCAG GGCCCTTCACCCGTGAGCCCCAATGCCCTGGACCGCACAGCCGCTTGGCTCTTGACCATGAACGCGCAGTTGTTAGAAGACGAGGGCCTGGGCCCAGATCCCCCCCACAGGGATAGGCTAAGGAGTAAGGAGGAGCTCAGCCAAGCAGAAAAG GATCTGGCAGTGCTGCAAGACAAACTGCGAATCTCCACAAAGAAGCTGGAGGAATACGAGACCCTGTTCAAGTGCCAGGAGGAGACGACGCAGAAGCTGGTGCTGGAGTACCAGGCGCGGCTGGAAGAGGGCGAGGAGCGCCTGCGGCGGCAGCAAGAGGACAAGGACATCCAGATGAAGGGCATCATCAGCAG GTTGATGTCTGTGGAAGAGGAACTGAAGAAGGACCATGCTGAGATGCAGGCAGCTGTAGACTCCAAACAGAAGATCATTGATGCCCAG GAAAAACGCATCGCCTCACTGGATGCTGCCAATGCCCGCCTCATGAGCGCCCTCACGCAGCTGAAAGAGAGGTACAGCATGCAAGCCCGTAACGGCGTCTCC
- the Dab2ip gene encoding disabled homolog 2-interacting protein isoform X8: protein MGLCGLGLLSDNFGKILCRSGGATLWRPSHPRKPHLAPGPQVPRSAERPTLLPLPRSHLMPRLKESRSHESLLSPSSAVEALDLSMEEEVLIKPVHSSILGQDYCFEVTTPSGSKCFSCRSAAERDKWMENLRRAVHPNKTPLTQDNSRRVEHILKLWVIEAKDLPAKKKYLCELCLDDVLYARTTGKLKTDNVFWGEHFEFHNLPPLRTVTVHLYRETDKKKKKERNSYLGLVSLPAASVAGRQFVEKWYPVVTPNPKGGKGPGPMIRIKARYQTITILPMEMYKEFAEHITNHYLGLCAALEPILSAKTKEEMASALVHILQSTGKVKDFLTDLMMSEVDRCGDNEHLIFRENTLATKAIEEYLKLVGQKYLQDALGEFIKALYESDENCEVDPSKCSAADLPEHQGNLKMCCELAFCKIINSYCVFPRELKEVFASWRQECSSRGRPDISERLISASLFLRFLCPAIMSPSLFNLLQEYPDDRTARTLTLIAKVTQNLANFAKFGSKEEYMAFMNQFLEHEWTNMQRFLLEISNPETLSNTAGFEGYIDLGRELSSLHSLLWDAVSQLDQSVVSKLGPLPRILRDVHTALSTPGSGQLPGTNDLASTPGSGSSSVSAGLQKMVIDNDLSGLIDFTRLPSPTPENKDLFFVTRSSGVQPSPARSSSYSEANEPDLQMANGSKSLSMVDLQDARTLDGEAGSPVGPDALPADGQVPATQLVAGWPARAAPVSLAGLATVRRAVPTPTTPGTSEGAPGRPQLLAPLSFQNPVYQMAAGLPLSPRGLGDSGSEGHSSLSSHSNSEELAAAAKLGSFSTAAEELARRPGELARRQMSLTEKGGQPTVPRQNSAGPQRRIDQPPPPPPPPPPAPRGRTPPTLLSTLQYPRPSSGTLASASPDWAGPGTRLRQQSSSSKGDSPELKPRAMHKQGPSPVSPNALDRTAAWLLTMNAQLLEDEGLGPDPPHRDRLRSKEELSQAEKDLAVLQDKLRISTKKLEEYETLFKCQEETTQKLVLEYQARLEEGEERLRRQQEDKDIQMKGIISRLMSVEEELKKDHAEMQAAVDSKQKIIDAQEKRIASLDAANARLMSALTQLKERYSMQARNGVSPTNPTKLQITENGEFRNSSNC, encoded by the exons GTCCCATCTGATGCCAAGGCTGAAGGAGTCTCGGTCACACGAGTCCCTGCTCAGCCCCAGCAGCGCAGTGGAGGCGCTGGACCTCAGCATGGAGGAGGAAGTGCTCATCAAGCCTGTTCACAGCAGCATCCTGGGTCAGGACTACTGCTTCGAG GTGACAACGCCATCAGGAAGCAAGTGCTTTTCCTGCCGCTCGGCAGCTGAACGAGATAAGTGGATGGAGAACCTGAGGCGAGCAGTGCACCCCAACAAG ACCCCTCTTACGCAGGACAACAGCCGGCGTGTGGAGCACATCCTGAAGCTGTGGGTGATTGAGGCCAAGGATCTGCCAGCCAAGAAGAAGTACCTGTGTGAACTGTGCCTGGACGATGTGCTGTATGCCCGCACCACGGGCAAGCTCAAGACGGACAACGTCTTCTGGGGAGAGCACTTCGAGTTCCACAACCTGCCGCCTCTGCGCACAGTCACTGTCCACCTGTACCGGGAGActgacaagaagaagaaaaaggaacgCAACAGCTACCTGGGCCTGGtgagcctgcctgctgcctctgtggCTGGGCGGCAGTTTGTGGAGAAGTGGTACCCAGTGGTGACCCCCAATCCCAAGGGTGGCAAGGGCCCTGGGCCCATGATCCGCATCAAGGCACGCTACCAGACCATCACCATCTTGCCCATGGAGATGTACAAGGAGTTCGCAGAGCATATCACCAATCACTACCTGGGGCTGTGCGCAGCACTCGAGCCCATCCTCAGCGCCAAGACCAAGGAGGAGATGGCATCCGCTCTGGTGCACATCCTGCAGAGCACAGGCAAGGTGAAG GACTTCCTAACAGACCTGATGATGTCAGAGGTGGACCGCTGTGGGGACAACGAGCACCTCATCTTCCGGGAGAACACACTGGCCACCAAGGCCATCGAGGAATACCTCAAACTTGTGGGTCAGAAGTACCTGCAGGATGCACTAG GCGAGTTTATCAAAGCTCTGTATGAGTCAGACGAAAATTGTGAAGTGGACCCGAGCAAGTGCTCAGCTGCTGACCTTCCTGAGCACCAGGGCAACCTCAAGATGTGCTGTGAGCTGGCCTTCTGCAAGATCATCAACTCCTACTG TGTCTTCCCACGGGAGCTTAAAGAGGTGTTCGCCTCATGGCGGCAGGAGTGTAGCAGCCGTGGCCGGCCAGACATCAGTGAACGGCTCATCAGCGCCTCCCTCTTCCTGCGCTTCCTGTGCCCTGCCATCATGTCGCCCTCACTCTTCAACCTGCTTCAGGAGTACCCTGATGACCGCACAGCTCGCACCCTCACGCTCATCGCCAAAGTCACCCAGAACCTGGCCAACTTCGCCAA gtttggcagcaaggaGGAGTACATGGCATTTATGAATCAGTTCCTGGAGCATGAGTGGACCAACATGCAGCGCTTCCTGCTGGAGATCTCCAACCCTGAGACCCTTTCCAACACGGCAGGCTTCGAGGGTTACATAGACCTGGGCCGGGAGCTCTCCAGCCTGCATTCTCTGCTCTGGGATGCTGTGAGCCAGCTTGATcag AGTGTTGTGTCCAAACTGGGACCCCTGCCTCGTATCCTGAGGGATGTCCACACAGCACTGAGCACTCCAGGCAGTGGGCAGCTCCCTGGCACCAATGACCTGGCCTCCACACCAGGCTCCGGCAGCAGCAGTGTCTCAGCTGGGCTGCAGAAGATGGTGATTGACAATGACCTCTCTGG TCTGATAGATTTCACCCGGTTACCGTCTCCAACCCCCGAAAACAAGGACTTGTTTTTTGTCACAAGGTCCTCCGGGGTCCAGCCCTCACCTGCCCGCAGCTCGAGCTACTCAGAAGCCAACGAGCCTGACTTGCAGATGGCCAACGGCAGCAAGAGCCTGTCCATGGTGGACCTCCAGGACGCCCGCAcactggatggggaggcaggTTCCCCAGTGGGCCCCGATGCCCTACCTGCTGACGGGCAGGTGCCTGCAACTCAGCTGGTGGCTGGGTGGCCAGCCCGGGCAGCCCCAGTGAGTCTGGCAGGGTTGGCCACAGTGCGGCGGGCAGTGCCAACACCGACCACACCAGGCACCTCCGAGGGTGCACCAGGCCGGCCCCAGCTGTTGGCCCCACTCTCCTTCCAGAATCCTGTGTACCAGATGGCAGCTGGCTTGCCGCTGTCACCCCGTGGCCTTGGTGACTCAGGCTCTGAGGGCCACAGCTCCCTGAGCTCTCACAGCAATAGTGAAGAGCTGGCAGCCGCTGCCAAACTGGGAAGTTTCAGCACTGCTGCAGAGGAGCTAGCAAGGCGGCCAGGTGAGCTGGCACGGAGGCAGATGTCACTGACTGAGAAGGGTGGCCAGCCCACAGTGCCTAGGCAAAACAGTGCGGGCCCCCAGCGGAGGATTGACcagccaccaccgccaccaccaccaccacctcctgcccCCCGGGGCAGGACACCTCCTACTTTGCTGAGCACCCTACAGTACCCAAGACCCTCAAGTGGAACCCTGGCCTCAGCATCACCTGACTGGGCTGGCCCTGGTACCCGGCTGCGGCAGcagtcctcctcctccaaggGAGACAGCCCAGAACTGAAGCCCCGCGCCATGCACAAGCAG GGCCCTTCACCCGTGAGCCCCAATGCCCTGGACCGCACAGCCGCTTGGCTCTTGACCATGAACGCGCAGTTGTTAGAAGACGAGGGCCTGGGCCCAGATCCCCCCCACAGGGATAGGCTAAGGAGTAAGGAGGAGCTCAGCCAAGCAGAAAAG GATCTGGCAGTGCTGCAAGACAAACTGCGAATCTCCACAAAGAAGCTGGAGGAATACGAGACCCTGTTCAAGTGCCAGGAGGAGACGACGCAGAAGCTGGTGCTGGAGTACCAGGCGCGGCTGGAAGAGGGCGAGGAGCGCCTGCGGCGGCAGCAAGAGGACAAGGACATCCAGATGAAGGGCATCATCAGCAG GTTGATGTCTGTGGAAGAGGAACTGAAGAAGGACCATGCTGAGATGCAGGCAGCTGTAGACTCCAAACAGAAGATCATTGATGCCCAG GAAAAACGCATCGCCTCACTGGATGCTGCCAATGCCCGCCTCATGAGCGCCCTCACGCAGCTGAAAGAGAGGTACAGCATGCAAGCCCGTAACGGCGTCTCC